A portion of the Pseudomonas koreensis genome contains these proteins:
- the flgJ gene encoding flagellar assembly peptidoglycan hydrolase FlgJ, protein MDMRKSGLVSSSDSGSYSDLNRLNQLKVGDKNSDENMRKVAQEFESLFLGEMLKSMRSATEALGQDNPLNTPAAKQYQEMYDQQLAVSMSREGGGIGLADVLIRQMSKNKPMAPGEAAAASAAKQQEALAKAAAVPTPVAAGTVATGPLSRVNGERPLWASRSVHAPNTDISHRNDMALINQRRLALPPKLADRLLAGLVPSAPSAATATTTTAATNALPQRAATTAISGSGALYNGDWLARAEEQKAAGGQMQVYGRAMAQIPLAPAKKAFSSADEFVNTMLPMAKEAADRIGVDPRYLVAQAALETGWGKSVMRAQDGSSSHNLFGIKASSNWKGDSARAITSEFRNGAMVKETAEFRSYASYKDSFHDLVTLLQSNNRYQEVLKSADNPEQFVRELQKAGYATDPNYATKISQIAKQMNSFENYAAAGVSTTPL, encoded by the coding sequence ATGGATATGCGCAAAAGCGGTCTGGTCAGCAGCAGCGATTCGGGTTCCTACTCCGACCTCAATCGTCTGAACCAGCTCAAGGTCGGCGACAAGAACAGCGACGAAAACATGCGCAAGGTTGCGCAGGAATTCGAGTCGCTGTTCCTCGGCGAAATGCTCAAGTCGATGCGTTCGGCCACCGAAGCCCTCGGCCAGGACAACCCGCTGAACACGCCGGCCGCCAAGCAATATCAGGAGATGTACGACCAGCAACTGGCGGTTTCCATGTCCCGCGAGGGCGGTGGTATCGGCCTGGCTGACGTGCTGATCCGGCAGATGTCGAAGAACAAACCGATGGCGCCGGGCGAGGCTGCGGCCGCGTCCGCCGCCAAGCAACAGGAAGCGCTGGCCAAGGCCGCCGCGGTGCCGACGCCGGTTGCCGCCGGCACCGTCGCCACCGGCCCGCTGTCGCGCGTCAACGGCGAGCGTCCGTTGTGGGCGTCGCGCTCGGTGCATGCGCCGAACACTGACATTTCCCATCGCAACGACATGGCGCTGATCAATCAGCGGCGTCTGGCGCTGCCGCCGAAACTGGCCGATCGCTTGCTCGCAGGCCTGGTGCCGTCGGCGCCGAGCGCTGCCACTGCGACCACCACGACGGCCGCGACCAACGCCTTGCCGCAACGTGCTGCGACCACCGCCATCAGCGGTTCCGGCGCGTTGTACAACGGCGACTGGCTGGCCCGTGCCGAAGAGCAGAAAGCCGCCGGCGGGCAGATGCAGGTCTACGGGCGCGCCATGGCGCAGATTCCGCTGGCGCCGGCGAAGAAGGCCTTCAGTTCCGCCGACGAATTCGTCAACACCATGCTGCCGATGGCCAAGGAAGCCGCCGACCGCATCGGCGTCGATCCGCGTTATCTGGTGGCGCAAGCGGCACTGGAAACCGGCTGGGGCAAATCGGTCATGCGCGCCCAGGACGGCAGCAGCAGCCACAACCTGTTCGGCATCAAGGCGAGCAGCAACTGGAAGGGCGATTCGGCCCGCGCGATCACCAGCGAGTTCCGCAATGGTGCGATGGTCAAGGAGACGGCCGAGTTCCGTTCCTACGCCTCGTACAAGGACAGCTTCCACGATCTGGTGACGTTGCTGCAGAGCAACAATCGCTATCAAGAAGTGCTGAAGTCGGCCGATAACCCAGAACAGTTTGTACGCGAGTTGCAGAAGGCCGGTTACGCCACCGACCCGAACTACGCGACGAAGATTTCGCAAATTGCCAAGCAGATGAACAGTTTTGAAAACTACGCTGCGGCGGGTGTCTCCACCACGCCTTTATAA
- the flgK gene encoding flagellar hook-associated protein FlgK: MSLLNIGMSGLSASQSSLATTGNNIANVDTAGYSRQQTVQGTKSSQQYGNVFIGTGTTLADVRRVYNSYLESQLHTATSLDSESAAFLKQATPLDSILSDTNTGLTGVLQKFFTSMQGVSTSATDDTSRQSVLTGAQALTSRFNTLAKQLNDQNTTINGSLGDMTAQVNKLATAIANLNQKIGEISTSGGAPNDLLDSRNEAVRQLSELTGAQVVERGTSFDIYVGSGQPLVIGNTTNSLSMVASKTDPSRMAIQMDRGSSTIDITSVISGGEIGGLLTYRKEVLDPSLNELGRVALVIADQINSQQAQGIDKNGDFGAAIFNNINSAALISQRSIAKDGNSAGSGNLDVTIKDTGKLTTSDYQVTFTSATDYTVKRSDGTDLGAFSTTTNPPPVIDGFTLALKGGALSAGDSFKVTPTRNAAASIQTVLSDPKKIAAAGPLTGVASANGLGNYTQPTLSDKIDIYNPTAQADMQAALKNSTPVKLVFGAASGGSQSYNLVDAKGATIGTGTIVPGQSNTLNLKVGIVDASGNPVMDTTVTPNVQKTFTVQTTVGGTPKSGETFTMNLTGAASSDNRNAQALVALQTKQTVDTGSASKGISLTDAYNTLVTNVGTKTAQGKSDSAATTAILENAKGARDSLSGVNLDEETGNLVKYQQYYTASSQIIKAAQETFATLINSL, encoded by the coding sequence ATGAGTTTGCTCAATATCGGGATGTCGGGACTGTCGGCCAGCCAGTCCTCTCTGGCTACGACAGGCAACAACATTGCCAACGTCGACACCGCCGGTTATTCACGTCAGCAAACCGTGCAGGGCACCAAGTCCTCGCAGCAGTACGGCAACGTTTTCATCGGCACGGGCACGACCCTGGCCGACGTGCGTCGGGTGTACAACTCCTATCTGGAGTCGCAGCTGCACACCGCGACTTCGCTGGATAGCGAATCGGCCGCGTTCCTTAAGCAGGCGACGCCGCTGGATTCCATTCTGTCGGACACCAACACCGGCCTGACCGGGGTGCTGCAGAAATTCTTCACTTCGATGCAGGGCGTATCGACGTCGGCCACCGATGACACTTCGCGTCAGTCGGTGCTGACCGGCGCACAGGCGCTGACCAGCCGGTTCAATACCCTGGCCAAACAGCTCAACGATCAGAACACCACGATCAACGGCAGCCTCGGCGACATGACCGCCCAGGTGAACAAACTCGCCACGGCGATCGCCAATCTCAACCAGAAGATCGGCGAAATCTCCACCAGTGGCGGGGCGCCGAACGACCTGCTCGACAGCCGTAACGAAGCGGTGCGTCAGCTCTCCGAGCTGACCGGCGCCCAGGTCGTCGAGCGCGGCACCAGCTTCGACATTTATGTCGGCAGCGGTCAGCCTCTGGTCATCGGCAACACCACCAACAGCCTGAGCATGGTCGCGAGCAAGACCGACCCGTCGCGCATGGCGATCCAGATGGATCGCGGTTCGAGCACCATCGACATCACCTCCGTGATCAGCGGTGGCGAAATCGGTGGCCTGCTGACCTATCGCAAGGAAGTCCTCGACCCGTCCCTCAACGAGCTCGGTCGCGTGGCCCTGGTGATTGCCGATCAGATCAACAGCCAGCAAGCCCAAGGCATCGACAAGAACGGTGACTTCGGCGCGGCGATTTTCAACAACATCAACAGTGCCGCGCTGATCAGTCAGCGCAGCATTGCGAAGGACGGCAACAGCGCCGGCTCCGGCAACCTCGATGTGACCATCAAGGACACCGGCAAGCTGACCACCAGCGATTATCAGGTGACCTTCACCAGCGCCACCGACTACACCGTCAAACGTTCCGACGGCACCGATCTGGGCGCATTCAGCACCACGACCAATCCGCCGCCAGTGATCGATGGCTTCACCCTGGCGCTGAAGGGTGGCGCGCTGAGCGCAGGTGACTCGTTCAAAGTCACGCCGACCCGCAACGCGGCGGCGAGCATTCAGACGGTGCTCAGCGATCCGAAGAAAATCGCGGCGGCAGGTCCCTTGACCGGCGTCGCCAGCGCCAACGGCCTGGGCAATTACACCCAGCCGACGCTCAGCGACAAGATCGACATCTACAACCCGACCGCCCAGGCTGACATGCAGGCGGCGTTGAAGAATTCAACGCCGGTCAAACTGGTATTCGGCGCAGCCAGCGGCGGCAGCCAGTCATACAATCTGGTGGATGCCAAGGGCGCGACCATCGGCACCGGCACCATCGTGCCTGGCCAGTCGAACACGCTGAACCTGAAAGTCGGCATCGTCGATGCCAGCGGCAACCCGGTGATGGACACCACGGTCACGCCGAACGTGCAGAAGACCTTCACCGTACAGACCACCGTGGGCGGCACGCCGAAATCCGGCGAGACGTTCACCATGAACCTGACCGGCGCGGCGTCTTCGGACAACCGCAACGCCCAGGCACTGGTTGCCCTGCAAACCAAACAGACCGTGGACACCGGTTCGGCGAGCAAGGGCATCAGCCTGACCGACGCCTACAACACCCTGGTGACCAACGTCGGTACCAAGACCGCTCAAGGCAAGTCCGACAGCGCCGCAACCACGGCGATTCTGGAGAACGCCAAGGGTGCCCGCGATTCGTTGTCCGGGGTCAACCTGGATGAAGAAACCGGCAACCTGGTCAAGTACCAGCAGTACTACACAGCGTCTTCGCAGATCATCAAAGCTGCGCAGGAAACTTTTGCTACGCTGATCAACAGCCTTTAA
- a CDS encoding flagellar hook-associated protein 3 has protein sequence MRISTAQYYGTQASDYQRNFNKAVATASEASSLQRINTAADDPIGAGRLLQLGQQAAMLDQYKTNVDTTKSALNVQESTLDSITTALARAKELALAANNGTITDKDRQAYASEMGEIQQQVLGLMNAKDANGNYLFSGSKTDTAPYSKNADGTFTYNGDQTTINLGIGDGMTVGTNTTGWDAFQQTINTGRTNTKMTAPAVDDGRVVLSNGTVGTAATYDAKFTAGQPYTIDFVSSTQLKITDALGNDVTAEASQNGLISNSSGANQTVSFRGVDLKLNVNLKAGDTNPDAVIAGHSFQLSASPDSFTTTRNPGNPSTSVITGSTITDQAAYTAAFPQGGAVLKFTSATDFDLYAAPVTADSKPVSSGTVVGGNATAAGVTFALGNTPATGDQFSIQPNNHQTQNVLDTLGQMITALNTPVDGDPVAKQKLQGAMEAGLGNIDAAANQIGTAVTTIGARGQALDMQAITNDSLTTANSTTQGSIRDSDPAEVMTRLTLQQTMLQAAQLAFSKISQLGLFNKI, from the coding sequence ATGCGCATTTCCACCGCCCAGTATTACGGAACGCAAGCTTCGGATTATCAGCGTAACTTCAACAAGGCCGTCGCCACCGCGAGCGAGGCGAGCAGCCTGCAGCGCATCAACACCGCCGCCGATGATCCGATCGGGGCCGGACGTTTGCTGCAGCTGGGTCAACAGGCGGCGATGCTTGATCAGTACAAGACCAACGTCGATACCACCAAAAGCGCGTTGAATGTGCAGGAGTCCACGCTGGACTCGATCACCACGGCGTTGGCCCGTGCCAAGGAACTTGCGCTGGCTGCGAACAACGGCACCATCACCGACAAGGATCGCCAGGCTTACGCCTCGGAAATGGGCGAGATCCAGCAACAAGTGCTGGGGCTGATGAACGCCAAGGATGCCAACGGCAACTACCTGTTTTCCGGTTCGAAAACCGATACCGCACCGTACTCGAAGAATGCTGACGGCACTTTCACCTACAACGGCGACCAGACCACCATCAATCTGGGCATCGGCGACGGCATGACCGTGGGCACCAACACCACCGGTTGGGACGCCTTCCAGCAGACCATCAACACCGGTCGCACCAACACCAAAATGACTGCACCAGCCGTGGATGACGGCCGTGTCGTGCTTTCCAACGGCACCGTCGGCACCGCCGCCACCTACGATGCCAAGTTCACCGCAGGCCAGCCGTATACCATCGATTTCGTCAGCAGCACCCAGCTGAAAATCACCGATGCCCTGGGCAACGATGTGACCGCCGAGGCGAGCCAGAATGGCCTGATCAGCAACAGCAGCGGCGCCAATCAGACCGTCAGTTTCCGCGGCGTCGACCTCAAGCTGAACGTCAACCTGAAGGCCGGTGACACCAACCCGGACGCGGTCATTGCCGGGCACAGTTTCCAGCTGTCGGCCTCGCCGGACTCGTTCACCACCACGCGTAATCCGGGTAACCCGTCGACCAGCGTGATCACCGGTTCGACCATCACCGATCAGGCGGCCTACACCGCAGCCTTCCCGCAGGGCGGCGCCGTCCTCAAGTTCACCAGTGCCACCGATTTCGATCTGTATGCCGCGCCAGTGACGGCCGACAGCAAGCCGGTTTCCTCGGGCACGGTAGTGGGTGGTAACGCGACGGCTGCCGGTGTGACTTTCGCACTGGGCAACACGCCGGCAACGGGTGATCAGTTCTCGATCCAGCCGAACAATCACCAGACCCAGAACGTGCTCGACACCCTGGGCCAGATGATCACCGCGCTGAACACGCCGGTCGATGGCGATCCGGTTGCCAAGCAGAAATTGCAGGGTGCGATGGAGGCAGGCCTCGGTAACATCGATGCCGCCGCCAATCAGATCGGCACCGCAGTCACCACCATTGGTGCCCGCGGTCAGGCGCTGGACATGCAGGCCATCACCAACGACAGCCTGACCACGGCGAACAGCACCACCCAGGGTTCGATCCGTGATTCCGATCCGGCTGAAGTCATGACTCGTCTGACCCTGCAACAGACCATGCTGCAGGCCGCGCAACTGGCGTTCAGCAAGATCAGTCAGTTGGGTCTGTTCAACAAGATCTGA
- a CDS encoding glycosyltransferase: protein MNSLPLVSIAIPAFNPRFFERTLNSAVSQTYSNLDIVVCDDSRGDEIKDIVSLVMEQTGAQVRYVRNPQTLGLVGNLKVCLEQARGEFIKFLCDDDLLYSACIEQQAHELQREEVSLVIAQRLLWDANDIILPARLENSSLSPVSALLKGDDVLSIFEKFPVNVLGGFSSALFRRADVAELLPALTEAGACFVATLDFALYVCLLRRGNMVTSNNVLSAERLYPERLSAQQPMKDAAEVEREWLSQMLKVRSGESAPAKGWVRYVRLTRADESPRVWEELPLSRTLGTKQSRQELGVGVDSFSFGELYAQWLACRVLTETQRQWLPETLAGWPQQPRIVPIIIDAQGSRDGLERTLQALAAQDYPPELVLVLSVACTEAVLQDRVFHMPLQDDGLEQINALLPQLEGADWFYLLQPGDRPVAPALLVMADRIAHSRSLTCLYSDEGSLRDGESAEPAFKPDFNLDLMRSYPYVGRALAFQRERFLALGGFAPAFAELAPHDMLWRMVESDGLQVVGHIAEVLLESKFDLSQWLTEPGVVEQSRRILEAHLQRLGIAHEIRQNGLLNRVDYRHAQRPLVSVIIVTQDQTAALQRCVETLLEKTAYTEYELLLVDNGSESAEALAWLNGMAQLGSDRIRVLRYAQKDNAAAVHNFAARQARGEYVLMLNAFAVITQADWLDELLNHAQRPEVGVVGAKLFNPDGGVLHAGLILGLNGPAGLPFYGQPMQSDGYMHRLQAVHDLSAVGGDCLMIRKSVFEAAGGLDEQDFKQTLNVVDLCLRIGRDGYLVVMNPHAVLAVGTQPVIAATEQEQAQHAEEKDIFYQRWLPLVARDPAYNVNLTLQGVGATNFSLEPGLRTGWSAFSKAQLPNVLAVPINASAIGHYRMSQPMIELEAANRVEGRVCYGLPSIIDIERQAPDVIVLQGRYSEHAIDEIPPLKKFFNARRIFELDDYVIDVPHRNAHIRNMPGKPDMERMVRRAIGLCDRVVVSTAPLANALSDMHHDIRVVPNMLAQDLWGHLRSQRRTSKKPRVGWGGGTSHHGDLAVIAEVVRELANEVDWVFFGMCPDDLLPYMHEFHGVIPLDVYPAKLASLNLDLALAPLEFHIFNDCKSNLRLLEYGACGFPVVCTDTEAYRGYLPCTRVKTNTTDEWLQAIRMHLADPDASYRMGDELREVVLRDYVLRGDNLRHWEYGWLAD from the coding sequence GTGAATTCACTCCCCCTCGTCAGCATTGCCATTCCTGCGTTCAATCCGCGCTTTTTCGAGCGCACGCTGAACAGTGCCGTCAGCCAGACTTACAGCAATCTCGACATCGTCGTGTGCGATGACAGTCGTGGCGACGAGATCAAGGACATTGTCAGCCTGGTCATGGAGCAAACCGGGGCCCAGGTGCGCTACGTGCGCAACCCACAGACGTTGGGACTGGTGGGCAACCTGAAAGTCTGCCTCGAACAAGCGCGCGGCGAGTTCATCAAATTCCTTTGTGACGATGACCTGCTCTATTCGGCCTGCATCGAACAGCAAGCCCATGAGTTACAGCGCGAAGAAGTCAGTCTGGTGATCGCTCAGCGGCTGCTGTGGGACGCCAACGACATCATTCTGCCGGCCCGTTTGGAAAACAGCTCGCTATCACCCGTGAGTGCCTTGCTCAAAGGCGACGATGTGCTGAGCATTTTCGAAAAATTCCCGGTCAACGTCCTCGGCGGCTTCAGCAGTGCGTTGTTCCGGCGTGCCGATGTCGCCGAACTGTTGCCCGCTCTGACTGAAGCAGGTGCATGCTTCGTCGCGACCCTGGATTTTGCCTTGTATGTGTGTCTGTTGCGGCGCGGCAACATGGTGACCTCGAACAATGTCCTGAGCGCCGAGCGACTTTACCCTGAGCGCCTGAGCGCGCAGCAACCGATGAAGGATGCTGCCGAGGTTGAGCGCGAGTGGCTTTCGCAAATGCTCAAAGTACGCAGCGGCGAGTCGGCGCCCGCCAAGGGCTGGGTTCGCTACGTGCGACTGACCAGGGCCGACGAGTCGCCTCGCGTTTGGGAAGAACTGCCGCTGAGCCGTACCCTTGGTACCAAGCAAAGCCGCCAGGAACTGGGCGTGGGTGTCGACAGCTTCAGTTTCGGCGAGCTCTATGCGCAGTGGCTGGCGTGTCGGGTGCTGACCGAGACGCAGCGCCAATGGTTGCCGGAAACCCTTGCTGGCTGGCCGCAGCAGCCGAGAATCGTACCGATCATTATCGATGCACAGGGCAGCCGTGACGGTCTCGAGCGCACCCTGCAAGCCCTCGCTGCACAGGACTATCCACCGGAGCTGGTGCTGGTATTGTCCGTAGCCTGTACCGAAGCAGTGTTGCAGGATCGGGTGTTCCACATGCCGTTGCAGGATGACGGTCTGGAGCAGATCAATGCGCTTTTACCGCAACTCGAAGGCGCCGACTGGTTCTATCTGCTGCAACCGGGAGATCGCCCGGTGGCACCGGCGTTGCTGGTGATGGCCGATCGCATCGCGCATTCGCGGTCACTGACGTGTCTGTACAGTGATGAAGGCAGCCTGCGCGACGGCGAATCGGCGGAGCCGGCGTTCAAACCGGACTTCAACCTCGACCTCATGCGCAGTTATCCATACGTCGGCCGAGCGCTGGCATTCCAGCGCGAACGCTTTCTCGCGCTCGGTGGATTTGCGCCAGCGTTCGCCGAACTGGCGCCACACGACATGCTCTGGCGGATGGTCGAAAGCGATGGCCTGCAGGTTGTCGGACATATCGCCGAGGTATTGCTGGAGTCGAAGTTCGACCTGTCGCAATGGCTCACCGAGCCTGGCGTGGTGGAGCAAAGTCGGCGAATTCTCGAGGCGCATCTGCAGCGCCTCGGCATTGCTCATGAAATCCGCCAGAACGGACTGCTCAATCGTGTCGACTACCGTCACGCGCAGCGCCCTCTGGTGTCGGTGATCATCGTCACTCAGGACCAGACTGCCGCCTTGCAGCGCTGTGTCGAAACGCTGCTGGAGAAAACCGCCTACACCGAGTACGAATTGCTCCTGGTCGACAACGGCAGCGAAAGCGCTGAAGCGCTGGCGTGGCTGAACGGCATGGCGCAGTTGGGCAGCGATCGGATTCGCGTGCTGCGGTATGCGCAAAAGGACAATGCCGCTGCGGTGCACAACTTCGCCGCGCGCCAGGCGCGCGGTGAGTACGTGCTGATGCTCAACGCCTTTGCGGTAATCACCCAGGCCGACTGGCTCGACGAACTGCTCAATCATGCACAACGCCCTGAAGTCGGAGTGGTTGGCGCCAAGCTGTTCAACCCGGACGGTGGCGTGCTGCACGCCGGTCTCATCCTGGGGCTGAATGGTCCGGCGGGACTGCCGTTCTACGGCCAGCCGATGCAGTCGGACGGGTATATGCATCGACTGCAAGCTGTGCATGATCTGAGCGCGGTCGGTGGCGACTGCCTGATGATTCGCAAATCGGTATTCGAAGCGGCCGGCGGCCTGGACGAGCAGGATTTCAAGCAAACGCTCAATGTCGTGGATCTATGCCTGCGCATTGGCCGCGACGGTTATCTGGTGGTGATGAACCCACACGCCGTGCTGGCGGTGGGCACGCAGCCAGTTATCGCGGCGACGGAGCAAGAGCAAGCGCAGCACGCCGAGGAGAAGGACATCTTCTATCAACGCTGGCTACCACTGGTCGCGCGCGATCCGGCCTATAACGTCAACCTGACCTTGCAGGGCGTTGGCGCCACCAACTTCAGCCTTGAACCGGGCCTGCGTACCGGCTGGAGCGCGTTCTCCAAGGCACAACTGCCGAACGTGCTCGCGGTTCCGATCAACGCCTCTGCGATCGGCCATTACCGCATGAGTCAGCCAATGATTGAACTGGAAGCGGCCAACCGGGTGGAGGGGCGAGTCTGCTACGGCTTACCGTCGATCATCGATATCGAGCGGCAGGCGCCCGACGTGATTGTCCTGCAGGGGCGCTACTCAGAGCACGCCATTGATGAGATCCCGCCGCTGAAGAAGTTCTTCAACGCCAGACGGATTTTCGAACTCGACGACTATGTGATCGATGTTCCCCATCGCAACGCACACATTCGCAACATGCCGGGCAAGCCAGACATGGAGCGCATGGTTCGCCGGGCGATCGGCCTGTGTGATCGCGTGGTCGTTTCAACAGCGCCGCTGGCCAACGCACTGTCGGACATGCACCACGACATACGCGTGGTGCCGAACATGTTGGCTCAGGATTTATGGGGACACCTGCGCAGCCAGCGCCGCACCTCGAAAAAACCGCGTGTTGGCTGGGGCGGTGGGACCAGTCACCATGGCGATCTGGCGGTGATTGCCGAGGTGGTGCGCGAACTGGCCAACGAAGTCGACTGGGTTTTCTTCGGCATGTGCCCGGATGACTTGCTGCCGTACATGCATGAGTTTCATGGCGTGATTCCCCTGGATGTGTATCCGGCAAAACTGGCCAGCCTGAACCTTGATCTGGCTTTGGCGCCGTTGGAGTTCCACATCTTCAACGATTGCAAGAGCAATCTGCGGCTGCTCGAGTATGGCGCCTGCGGTTTTCCGGTGGTCTGCACCGATACCGAGGCTTATCGCGGCTACTTGCCGTGTACGCGGGTCAAGACCAACACGACCGATGAGTGGCTGCAAGCGATCCGCATGCATCTGGCTGATCCGGATGCCAGCTATCGCATGGGCGATGAGTTGCGTGAGGTGGTGCTGCGAGACTATGTTCTGCGCGGCGATAACTTGCGCCATTGGGAGTATGGCTGGCTGGCGGATTGA
- a CDS encoding calcium-binding protein, which yields MTIVNGTSEADVLLGTGSNDQLYGLEADDVLLASTGSDELDGGDGFDTANYYAITSGINVELADGTSTVAGPDGKLDTLVSVEKIVGTFSNDTFTSSVAGVMLEGSSGDDVYIVSAEDVTIVEEDWGGYDELRTSLNSIKMVGFVEKLTFTGTGDFKAYGSDTDNEIIAGAGNDWLWGGDGADHFVGGDGYDTVSYSDSLEGVRVEDFTNHDGLTIAYGDIFTGIEALQGSGFDDVFYRHKDSMSIDGAHGYDTVSYRYAFDVANVVIGNGSNLAGDTLLNVEEVIGSSGADRFVVNASGVKVAGDIGDDVYTINSTGVTVEEDDSFMGGTDHVYTSLSELRLSAFVERLTYTGSSDFTGYGNDGDNTIVSGAGNDVLLGGAGADNFEGGAGLDIVSYDDSAEGLSASLKWGAQSGIAFHDVYIDIEGLRGSQFNDVLEGEWGDNVLEGGGGDDQIQGGDGNDHIYGGLASGVDAAGQSDTLFGGSGDDVIIAARDGLFTWVSGDEGNDNITLGRGVAYGGQGNDVLIFNGAGPSGLGGSGFGEQGDDTYVVDTSALVTIKDEGLDANDTLILNTIADASQLSVTRVGDDVYLHSANDGSRGVPDNGVRLVDWYAGFATIEHVQTADGQMYELPVGGDGFALFG from the coding sequence ATGACAATTGTGAATGGAACGAGTGAAGCGGATGTCCTGCTGGGCACCGGCAGCAATGACCAACTCTATGGACTGGAGGCGGATGATGTCCTGCTGGCAAGTACAGGATCGGATGAGCTTGATGGCGGGGACGGCTTCGATACCGCGAATTACTACGCAATAACCTCTGGAATCAACGTCGAACTGGCCGACGGTACAAGTACCGTCGCCGGCCCCGACGGCAAGCTCGATACGCTGGTGTCCGTTGAGAAGATCGTCGGGACGTTTTCCAACGATACGTTCACCAGTTCGGTAGCCGGCGTGATGCTGGAAGGCAGCAGCGGTGACGATGTCTACATCGTCAGCGCTGAAGACGTGACCATCGTCGAGGAGGACTGGGGCGGCTACGACGAACTGCGCACCAGCCTCAACAGCATCAAGATGGTCGGCTTCGTCGAGAAACTGACCTTCACGGGTACCGGTGATTTCAAGGCTTACGGCAGTGACACCGACAACGAGATCATCGCTGGTGCCGGTAATGACTGGCTGTGGGGTGGTGATGGTGCAGATCATTTCGTCGGGGGGGACGGTTATGACACCGTCAGCTACAGCGACAGCCTTGAAGGGGTACGAGTCGAAGACTTCACCAACCATGACGGCCTGACCATCGCCTATGGCGATATTTTTACCGGCATCGAAGCGCTTCAGGGCTCGGGCTTCGATGATGTGTTTTATCGTCATAAGGACTCGATGAGCATCGATGGTGCGCATGGCTACGACACGGTGAGTTACCGCTACGCCTTCGACGTGGCCAATGTCGTGATCGGCAATGGCAGCAACCTTGCAGGTGACACGCTGCTCAATGTGGAAGAGGTCATCGGTTCCTCCGGCGCCGATCGTTTTGTCGTCAACGCCAGTGGTGTGAAGGTGGCTGGTGATATCGGTGATGACGTTTATACGATCAACAGCACCGGCGTGACTGTCGAAGAAGACGACAGCTTCATGGGTGGTACCGATCATGTGTACACCAGCCTGTCCGAGTTGAGGCTGAGTGCGTTCGTTGAGCGGTTGACCTATACCGGCAGCAGCGATTTCACCGGTTACGGCAATGACGGGGACAACACGATCGTTTCCGGGGCCGGGAACGATGTGCTGCTGGGTGGGGCGGGGGCCGATAACTTTGAAGGTGGTGCGGGCCTCGACATCGTCAGCTATGACGACAGCGCTGAAGGCTTGAGCGCCTCGCTGAAATGGGGCGCGCAGAGCGGTATCGCCTTCCATGACGTCTACATCGACATCGAAGGCCTGCGCGGCAGCCAGTTCAATGATGTTCTGGAAGGTGAGTGGGGTGACAACGTCCTTGAAGGCGGCGGTGGTGACGACCAGATTCAGGGTGGCGATGGCAACGATCACATCTACGGTGGTCTGGCATCCGGTGTCGATGCAGCCGGGCAGTCCGACACCTTGTTCGGTGGCTCGGGCGATGACGTCATCATAGCTGCGCGCGATGGTCTGTTTACCTGGGTCAGTGGCGATGAAGGCAATGACAACATTACCCTCGGGCGGGGCGTGGCCTATGGTGGGCAGGGCAACGACGTGTTGATCTTCAATGGTGCCGGCCCGTCGGGCCTGGGCGGCAGCGGGTTTGGCGAGCAGGGCGATGATACCTATGTGGTGGACACGTCTGCCTTGGTGACCATCAAGGATGAAGGGCTGGATGCCAACGACACGCTGATTCTGAACACGATCGCTGACGCCAGTCAGTTGAGCGTGACCCGTGTTGGCGATGACGTTTATCTGCACAGTGCCAATGATGGTAGCAGGGGCGTGCCGGACAATGGTGTGCGGCTGGTGGACTGGTATGCGGGGTTTGCGACCATCGAGCATGTTCAGACGGCCGATGGTCAGATGTATGAGCTGCCGGTGGGTGGTGACGGGTTTGCGCTGTTCGGGTAG